In Oryza sativa Japonica Group chromosome 2, ASM3414082v1, the following are encoded in one genomic region:
- the LOC4329561 gene encoding beta-fructofuranosidase, insoluble isoenzyme 1 precursor: protein MGTRLLALAPWLLLLLLQLAGASHVVHRSLEAEQAPSSVPASIVSPLLRTGYHFQPPMNWINDPNGPLYYKGWYHLFYQYNPKGAVWGNIVWAHSVSQDLINWIALEPAIKPDIPSDQYGCWSGSATILPDGTPAILYTGIDRPNINYQVQNIAFPKNASDPLLREWVKPAYNPVATPEPGMNATQFRDPTTAWYADGHWRMLVGGLKGARLGLAYLYRSRDFKTWVRAKHPLHSALTGMWECPDFFPLQAPGLQAGLDTSVPSSKYVLKNSLDLTRYDYYTVGIYNKVTERYVPDNPAGDYHRLRYDYGNFYASKTFFDPVKHRRILLGWANESDSVTYDKAKGWAGIHAIPRKVWLDPSGKQLLQWPIEELETLRGKSVSVFDKVVKPGEHFQVTGLGTYQADVEVSLEVSGLEKAEALDPAFGDDAERLCGAKGADVRGGVVFGLWVLASAGLEEKTAVFFRVFKPAGHGAKPVVLMCTDPTKSSLSPDLYKPTFAGFVDTDISSGKISLRSLIDRSVVESFGAGGKTCILSRVYPSMAIGDKAHLYVFNNGEADIKISHLKAWEMKKPLMNGA from the exons ATGGGGACTCGGCTCTTGGCGCTCGCgccatggctgctgctgctcctcctgcaGCTCGCCGGCGCGTCCCATGTCGTCCACCGGAGCCTCGAGGCCGAGCAGGCGCCGAGCTCGGTGCCGGCCTCCATTGTCAGCCCCCTGCTCAGGACAGGATACCACTTCCAGCCCCCGATGAACTGGATCAACG ATCCGAACG GGCCACTGTATTACAAGGGATGGTACCACCTATTCTACCAGTACAACCCCAAGGGAGCTGTGTGGGGCAATATCGTGTGGGCTCACTCGGTATCACAGGACCTCATCAACTGGATAGCCCTTGAGCCGGCAATCAAGCCCGACATCCCCTCCGACCAGTACGGTTGTTGGTCTGGCTCTGCCACCATCCTTCCCGATGGCACGCCGGCGATCCTCTACACTGGGATCGACCGCCCCAACATCAACTACCAGGTGCAGAATATCGCATTTCCCAAGAATGCGTCAGACCCGCTCCTTCGTGAGTGGGTCAAGCCGGCCTACAACCCGGTGGCCACGCCGGAGCCTGGTATGAACGCAACGCAATTCCGCGATCCGACAACGGCCTGGTACGCCGACGGTCATTGGCGGATGCTCGTTGGTGGCCTGAAGGGGGCTCGCCTCGGCCTTGCCTACCTCTACCGGAGCCGGGACTTCAAGACATGGGTTCGGGCCAAGCACCCACTCCATTCGGCGCTCACTGGGATGTGGGAGTGCCCAGACTTCTTTCCGTTGCAAGCACCAGGTCTCCAGGCTGGCCTCGACACATCTGTGCCGAGCAGCAAGTACGTGCTCAAGAACAGCCTCGATCTCACCCGTTATGACTACTACACGGTGGGCATCTACAACAAGGTGACGGAGCGGTATGTGCCGGACAACCCTGCTGGCgactaccaccggctccgctaTGACTACGGCAACTTCTACGCATCAAAGACCTTCTTCGACCCGGTGAAGCACCGCCGCATCCTGCTTGGGTGGGCTAACGAGTCCGACAGCGTCACCTACGACAAGGCGAAGGGCTGGGCCGGCATCCAT GCGATCCCAAGAAAGGTATGGCTGGACCCGAGCGGGAAGCAGCTTCTGCAGTGGCCAATCGAGGAGCTGGAGACGCTGAGGGGCAAATCGGTCAGCGTCTTTGACAAGGTGGTGAAGCCCGGGGAACATTTCCAAGTCACGGGCCTCGGAACCTACCAG GCTGACGTGGAGGTGAGCTTGGAGGTGTCCGGGCtggagaaggcggaggcgtTGGACCCGGCGTTCGGCGACGACGCGGAGAGGCTGTGCGGCGCGAAGGGCGCGGACGTGAGGGGCGGCGTGGTGTTCGGGCTGTGGGTGCTGGCCTCCGCCGGCCTGGAGGAGAAAACCGCCGTCTTCTTCCGCGTCTTCAAGCCGGCCGGGCACGGCGCCAAGCCCGTCGTCCTCATGTGCACCGACCCTACCAA GTCTTCTCTTAGCCCGGATCTCTACAAGCCAACTTTTGCCGGGTTCGTCGACACCGACATCTCGTCCGGGAAGATCTCCTTGAGAAGCTTG ATTGACCGTTCGGTGGTTGAGAGCTTCGGCGCCGGGGGCAAGACCTGCATCCTGTCGAGAGTTTACCCGTCGATGGCGATAGGTGACAAGGCCCATCTTTACGTCTTCAACAATGGGGAGGCGGATATTAAGATTTCACATCTGAAAGCGTGGGAAATGAAGAAGCCGCTTATGAATGGCGCCTAA
- the LOC107280058 gene encoding probable protein phosphatase 2C 58, with amino-acid sequence MGRGRAASLSATGRRVKGKMPLGMEDSHIAEFHRLEDGNEVGLFVVFNGLSDADVATYLGEHLSTLLREQGFGTDTMDAIRRAYHRTDWKVLRTTTEEGDSEERSGRHSGSTVARGPRAAPGARRERRCGFVTEMHGDMPRVDAQLAMSRAFGDR; translated from the coding sequence ATGGGCAGGGGCAGGGCGGCGTCATTGTCGGCGACAGGAAGAAGGGTGAAGGGCAAGATGCCCCTCGGCATGGAGGACAGCCACATCGCAGAGTTCCATCGCCTGGAGGACGGCAATGAGGTTGGCCTCTTCGTCGTGTTCAACGGCCtctccgacgccgacgtcgccacctaCCTCGGCGAGCACCTTTCCACCCTCCTCCGCGAACAGGGCTTCGGGACCGATACCATGGACGCCATCCGCCGCGCCTACCACCGCACAGACTGGAAGGTGCTAAGGACGACGACGGAGGAGGGTGACAGCGAGGAGCGGAGCGGGCGCCACAGCGGATCGACAGTTGCTCGTGGACCAAGAGCCGCTccaggagcacggcgcgagcgcCGCTGCGGATTCGTGACGGAGATGCATGGCGATATGCCCCGCGTGGACGCGCAGCTGGCGATGTCGCGCGCATTCGGCGACCGGTAA
- the LOC107275386 gene encoding pectinesterase inhibitor 8 produces MRPSSLALVVIVATAILTLSGAAHADVQGTCKAAAGIDSRISYKFCVSKLSNHHLSPDADTRGLALIAASLGISNAEDTVFDIKGLVAKPGTGAKAKPLLARCQELYNEMSFVFAEGYDCINAQSYAAGKEKVGEAIPLARQCDDAFAKAAVPSPLVQRSWCSVQMSIICTAITNLIK; encoded by the coding sequence ATGAGACCATCATCCCTTGCTCTCGTCGTCATTGTAGCCACCGCCATCCTTACGTTGAGTGGCGCCGCACACGCGGACGTGCAAGGAACATGCAAGGCCGCGGCCGGCATCGACAGCCGCATCAGCTACAAGTTCTGTGTGTCCAAGCTGAGCAACCACCACCTCAGCCCAGACGCGGACACACGGGGCCTAGCCTTGATCGCGGCTAGTTTGGGCATCTCCAACGCGGAAGACACGGTCTTCGACATCAAGGGACTTGTAGCCAAGCCAGGCACCGGTGCCAAGGCGAAGCCGTTGCTTGCGCGGTGCCAGGAGCTGTACAACGAGATGTCCTTTGTGTTCGCCGAAGGATACGACTGTATCAACGCGCAAAGCTACGCTGCGGGGAAGGAGAAGGTGGGAGAGGCCATCCCCCTCGCGCGCCAGTGCGACGATGCCTTCGCCAAggccgccgtcccgtcgccgctggTGCAGCGTAGCTGGTGCTCCGTGCAGATGTCGATCATCTGCACGGCCATAACCAACCTCATCAAGTGA
- the LOC4329563 gene encoding small ribosomal subunit protein uS11y, which translates to MSGRKKTREPKEENVTLGPTVREGEYVFGVAHIFASFNDTFIHVTDLSGRETLVRITGGMKVKADRDESSPYAAMLASQDVAQRCKELGITALHIKLRATGGNKTKTPGPGAQSALRALARSGMKIGRIEDVTPVPTDSTRRKGGRRGRRL; encoded by the exons atg tccgggaggaagaagacacgGGAGCCCAAGGAGGAGAACGTCACCCTCGGCCCGACCGTGCGCGAGGGCGAGTACGTCTTCGGCGTCGCCCACATCTTCGCCTCCTTCAACGACACCTTCATC CATGTCACCGATCTGTCCGGGAGGGAGACGCTCGTCCGCATCACTG GTGGCATGAAGGTTAAAGCTGATCGCGACGAATCTTCCCCTTATGCTGCTATGCTTGCTTCACAGGATGTTGCTCAAAGATGCAAG GAGCTTGGAATAACTGCTTTGCATATCAAGCTCCGTGCTACTGGTGGTAACAAGACAAAAACCCCTGGTCCTGGTGCTCAGTCCGCACTTAGAGCACTTGCTCGATCTGGCATGAAGATTGGTCGTATTG AGGATGTTACTCCAGTGCCGACTGATAGCACACGCAGAAAGGGTGGTAGAAGGGGTAGGAGGCTGTAA
- the LOC4329565 gene encoding protein ORANGE-LIKE, chloroplastic, which yields MYYCLAAPPAAAAPAAPAARRASSFLFVVSVPPPTLWGRVTGGAVSAQRLVRRRCSSAGEPRAAGDGGLSSFCIIEGPETIQDFVQMQSQEIQDNIRSRRNKIFLLMEEVRRLRVQQRIRTSESRGASSEESEMPEIPSSIPFLPNTSPKTMKQLYLTSFSFITGIIFFGGLIAPVLELKLGLGGTSYEDFIRTMHLPLQLSQVDPIVASFSGGAVGVISALMLVEIRNVRQQEKKRCTYCHGTGYLPCARCSASGMLLNSKSFSLSCDNGHNMWSTTERCPNCSGAGKVMCPTCLCTGTAMASEHDPRIDPFD from the exons atgtactactgcctcgccgcgccgccggccgctgcgGCACCGGCAGCGCCAGCGGCGAGGCGCGCGTCCTCTTTCCTCTTCGTGGTGTCGGTCCCTCCTCCGACTTTATGGGGGAGGGTGACGGGAGGCGCCGTGTCCGCCCAGCGgctggtgcggcggcggtgctcctccgccggcgagcccagggcggccggcgacggtggcctaTCCAG TTTTTGCATAATTGAAGGCCCAGAGACTATACAAGACTTTGTTCAAATGCAATCACAAGAGATTCAAGACAACATCAGGAGCCGCCGTAACAAAATTTTCCTTTTGATGGAAGAG GTTAGACGATTGCGGGTGCAGCAGCGAATCAGAACTTCTGAAAGCAGAGGTGCAAGCAGTGAAGAAAGTGAAATGCCTGAAATCCCGTCTAGTATTCCCTTTTTGCCTAATACG TCACCGAAGACAATGAAACAACTCTATTTGACATCATTCTCATTCATAACTGGGATAATCTTTTTTGGAGGCTTGATAGCCCCAGTA CTTGAGCTGAAATTAGGGCTAGGTGGTACATCTTATGAAGATTTTATAAGGACCATGCACTTGCCTCTTCAATTAAG TCAGGTAGATCCCATTGTGGCATCCTTTTCAGGTGGTGCAGTTGGTGTAATCTCGGCATTAAtgttggttgaaattagaaacGTCAGGCAGCAAGAGAAGAAAAGGTGTACATATTGCCATGGGACTG GATACTTGCCATGCGCTCGCTGTTCTGCAAGTGGAATGCTATTGAACAGCAAGAGTTTTTCACTTTCATGTGACAACGGCCATAATATGTGGTCTACAACCGAAAGGTGCCCCAATTGTTCAGGAGCTGGAAAG GTGATGTGCCCAACTTGCTTGTGCACAGGAACGGCAATGGCAAGCGAGCATGACCCACGGATAGACCCCTTCGATTAG